AGGTACGCAAGACTAATGTCCAGAAAAATGGATACAGTGACTGTGTGAAAGTCCAGGcatatatgattaattaaaCTGTTTGTAAATAGCCTATTATGAAACCGATATGTTGTATCAGATCATAGTATTATCTAAAATGATTTGCTTTCTTGAACAAAACTTTCTTACAAAAGAATCGTCCATATAcgaaaaagaataaaagaacaGTAGCCAAACCAAAAGagacaataaaaaataaaggaGATAGAGCTTACATATTAGCAACAGTTATATAACCATGTTCTTCCCTCTGTGAAGCTGATTTATGTTCAATGATGTGATACAGATGAAATTGTGTTCTTGTCTTCTACAAAGTTTCTCTACAAGCACTATTAAGATCCAGTCAATATCTTTACTGTCATTCAACTTGCTCTCCAATTAGATCTAGACCAACCAGTAAGAAGGATATTCCCTGAAACAAGAGGAAGTAAAAATGGATTCCTTGAGCGGACAAGAGACTTCGAGTTGCTGCAGTTAATAAAAGAAACGCTAGTGACAGCTCCTTCATATAGATCCTATTGtgcttcttctttgtcttcttatTGGCACTCTTCTTTTGAGCTTTTTTCTCAGCCTCTGTTTCTGGTGCAGAGACGCCTCTCTGGTGTTTCGTTTTCTTTCCTCCTTCGTTTTCAACTAAAGCAGCCAGATCTCCCTCTGATGAACGCCCTGATTTCTTTGTAACGACCCATTCATATGCACTTCCCAGCTGAAACAGACCCGAGACCATTGCGTTGAACTTGGTCACAGACATTGTGTTCTCAAAGAGAAGGTATGGGACAATAAAGGGAAACGATTTCGGAGCGGGAAGGATGTTGAGGAAAGACATTGTGGCGGGTATGTAGCAGACAACCCAAGCAGGAAGCTCAGCCTCAGGGACAAACATAGTCATTGGCAAGATGATACAAAAGAGTGTGAAGGAGTAGAAGGGTAAGATGAGCTTCCttaggaggaagaagaggaatatcaaattaaatttcttCCCTATGCTTAtctgcaaaaacaaaacaaaaaacacaacCGTATCAGAAGACACTAGCTACATGTCATAAACGACACTGTTTTAAAGGTTTGTGTGACCTTTGATTTAATGACAGCTGGCAAACAAAGGCGAAATAGTTGCATCGGTCCTGAATGCCATCGGTGTTGTTGCTTTCTGTAAGCTTCATACGATTCAGGTAATTCGCAAATGCACtgtgagagaaagagaaacatTAGAGCTGGAGGaaccaaataataataataataataatatttgatagAATTACCTCAACATCGTTTAGGAAAATGAACTTCCAGCCATGGAGGTGAGCACGGACAGCAATGTCCATATCCTCGACAGTAGTTCTCTCGAGCCAACCACCAGAATCTTCCAAAGCCTTGATCCTCCAGACACCAGCTGTCCCATTGAATCCAAAGAAATTCAAGAAGACACTGTTGACTTGCTGTTCAACCTCAAAGTGAAACGCCAAGTTAATGTTCTGTAACCTAGTCAACAAGTTCTCCTCCTTGTTCACAAACGACCATCTCGCCTGCACCAGACCTAGCTCCTCATTGTCCTTAAAATGAGGAATTGTCTTTTTGAGAAAATCTGGTAAAGGCTGAAAGTCAGCGTCGAAGATAGCAACGAACTCGTAGTCTTTGACGTAGCTACAGTTCATTGCAGACTTGAGGTTTCCAGCTTTGTAGCCTTCTCTGTTCACACGGTGACGATACACAATGCGTGCACCTTGCTTCTGCCATTTGTGAACCTCTTCTTTGATCAAACTCTGCGTTATGGGATCATCAGAATCATCCAGAATTTGAATCAGAATCTTCGTTTTTGGCCAGTCTAAATTGCACACAGCCGCAATTGATTGCTGATAAACCtgtccaaatttttaaaaaaaattaaaaagattttcTCATACGATCATACCaacactaatgcaccggatacCACTAATGCTACCACTAATGCACCATGCACCGGATATCATCAAAACTCAGCAGTTAAGCGTGTTTGGCCGAGATTAATAAAATttgccaaaaaaagaaaaaaagattttctcATGCAAATCTGGTAATGAAATGTGTTTTGGGTTTACCTCTTTCTCGTTACACATGGGAATCTGAACAAGAACCATTGGAAGGAAGCAACCGGATTCTAGATCGGAGATTGGGGTTTTGGGAACCGGTTTGATTTTCTTGAACCGGATCCAGAAACAGCCTAGGCAGAGGATGAGTCGGTCAAGGCTTTGAATAAGGAAGAGGACGATGCAAGCGTCAGCGAGAAACTGAAGCGGAGGAGCAAGGTAGCCAACACGAAGCAGCACCCAATGAGTGTAAACCCAATCGAAGAAACCATAAGGCAACTGAAGCTGAAGTTTCGGTGCTTCGAAATGCTGCCATCCTTTGAAATACGCAGCCGTTTCGAAAGCTAGAAGCATTAGTGAAAGCAACAGAAACACTTTCAAGCACGTGTACAAGAACCTCGGTTTCGATTTGATAATAACAGCCGGGGAAGacgaagtagaagaagaagaagacgagatCTCGGTGTCTGTACGGCCAGCGGCGATACGACGGCGTACGGCGGTTCCGAGAGCGATTAATGCTGAGCCGAGGGAGGTGAGACAGCCTGCGGCACGGTGGGCTTTCAGGAGGAGGACCCATGTGAGCTGTCTCGCGTTCTTGTTCCGAGATTTCTCACGGCGACCTTCCACGAGAAAATCTTGCTCGGACGGTGATTCGAGTTCCACCATTGACCAGTTGTTAGGGTTCTCCATTTTGACCACGACCGGAGTGCCTTTACGGTTGTTTCCTTTCGCCCACCATTCAAACTTGGGTGCCattagaagagagagaggatagTAGTAAGAGAAAAGAAGGGATGTTAAAGAGCTACAAATCGGATCTCATTGCCAgcaataagatcaaagcagagACACGTGTATTACTTGTGGAAGAAGATGTAATGAAgaggagaaaagaaaaaaactcatttCCTGAAAGACTCGATTCACAGGTTTCAAAGAAAAATGAGGAAGTTTAAAAGACGAGGAGAGAGAGACGACAAGAAAGTGGTAACAGCTCAGCACgttctttttgaaatatttttaaaacaatatacaaaaaaaaaaattagccagaagaatatatagagagaaaCCACACCCAATGGTCaaattgtttaatattattCCCCCGGATCGATTAGCTCTTGGAAAAAAAAGGCAACGGATAATATGATAGGTAGTGATTAAAGAGCCTGTTTTGACACAAACAACAAAGATA
This genomic stretch from Raphanus sativus cultivar WK10039 chromosome 3, ASM80110v3, whole genome shotgun sequence harbors:
- the LOC108845731 gene encoding probable xyloglucan glycosyltransferase 12, with translation MAPKFEWWAKGNNRKGTPVVVKMENPNNWSMVELESPSEQDFLVEGRREKSRNKNARQLTWVLLLKAHRAAGCLTSLGSALIALGTAVRRRIAAGRTDTEISSSSSSTSSSPAVIIKSKPRFLYTCLKVFLLLSLMLLAFETAAYFKGWQHFEAPKLQLQLPYGFFDWVYTHWVLLRVGYLAPPLQFLADACIVLFLIQSLDRLILCLGCFWIRFKKIKPVPKTPISDLESGCFLPMVLVQIPMCNEKEVYQQSIAAVCNLDWPKTKILIQILDDSDDPITQSLIKEEVHKWQKQGARIVYRHRVNREGYKAGNLKSAMNCSYVKDYEFVAIFDADFQPLPDFLKKTIPHFKDNEELGLVQARWSFVNKEENLLTRLQNINLAFHFEVEQQVNSVFLNFFGFNGTAGVWRIKALEDSGGWLERTTVEDMDIAVRAHLHGWKFIFLNDVECICELPESYEAYRKQQHRWHSGPMQLFRLCLPAVIKSKISIGKKFNLIFLFFLLRKLILPFYSFTLFCIILPMTMFVPEAELPAWVVCYIPATMSFLNILPAPKSFPFIVPYLLFENTMSVTKFNAMVSGLFQLGSAYEWVVTKKSGRSSEGDLAALVENEGGKKTKHQRGVSAPETEAEKKAQKKSANKKTKKKHNRIYMKELSLAFLLLTAATRSLLSAQGIHFYFLLFQGISFLLVGLDLIGEQVE